A genomic region of Lysinibacillus sp. 2017 contains the following coding sequences:
- the glnA gene encoding type I glutamate--ammonia ligase: protein MTNTVVKGTSKLTKEDIKKIVLDKNVKFIRLQFTDILGTIKNVEIPVSQLEKALDNKMMFDGSSIEGFVRIEESDMYLRPDLDTFMIFPWTAEKGKVARLICDIARPDGSPFEGDPRSNLKRMLKEMEDLGFTDFNLGPEPEFFLFKLDEKGEPTLELNDDGGYFDLAPTDLGENCRRDIVLELEEMGFEVEASHHEVAPGQHEIDFKYANAVEACDNIQTFKLVVKTIARKHGLHATFMPKPLFGVNGSGMHFNLSLFQGDKNAFWDEGSELQLSKTAKNFMAGVLKHVQGFTAVTNPTVNSYKRLVPGYEAPCYVAWSAQNRSPLIRIPASRGLSTRIELRSVDPSANPYLAMAVILAAGLDGVKSEIEPPAPVDRNIYVMNTEERAANGIDSLPGSLDAALATLAKDQVIIDALGDHIYANFKEAKEIEFDMFRTTVTQWERDQYLKMF, encoded by the coding sequence ATGACAAATACAGTGGTAAAAGGAACAAGCAAATTAACAAAAGAGGATATCAAAAAAATCGTTTTAGACAAAAATGTTAAGTTTATTCGTCTACAATTTACGGATATTTTAGGTACCATTAAAAATGTTGAAATTCCAGTAAGTCAGTTAGAAAAAGCGTTAGACAACAAAATGATGTTCGATGGTTCTTCTATTGAAGGCTTCGTTCGTATTGAAGAGTCTGACATGTACTTACGCCCTGATTTAGATACATTCATGATTTTCCCTTGGACGGCAGAAAAAGGCAAAGTAGCACGACTGATTTGTGACATCGCTCGTCCTGATGGTTCACCATTTGAAGGAGACCCTCGTTCGAACTTAAAACGTATGTTAAAAGAAATGGAAGACCTTGGCTTCACAGACTTCAACTTAGGGCCAGAACCAGAATTCTTCTTATTTAAATTAGATGAAAAAGGAGAACCAACATTAGAATTAAATGATGATGGTGGCTACTTCGACTTAGCACCGACAGACCTTGGTGAAAACTGCCGCCGTGACATTGTTCTAGAATTAGAAGAGATGGGCTTTGAAGTGGAGGCATCTCACCACGAAGTTGCACCAGGTCAGCACGAAATTGACTTCAAATATGCGAACGCAGTAGAAGCATGTGATAATATCCAAACATTTAAATTAGTAGTAAAAACAATTGCGCGTAAGCATGGATTACATGCAACATTCATGCCAAAACCATTGTTCGGCGTAAACGGTTCAGGAATGCATTTCAACTTATCTTTATTCCAGGGTGATAAAAACGCATTCTGGGATGAAGGTTCAGAATTACAATTATCAAAAACAGCGAAAAACTTCATGGCGGGTGTATTAAAACACGTACAAGGGTTCACTGCGGTAACGAACCCAACTGTAAACTCTTATAAGCGTTTAGTACCAGGGTATGAAGCTCCATGTTATGTGGCATGGTCAGCGCAAAACCGTTCACCATTAATTCGTATCCCGGCTTCTCGTGGACTTTCTACTCGTATCGAATTACGTTCAGTTGACCCATCGGCGAACCCTTACTTAGCAATGGCAGTTATTTTAGCTGCTGGTTTAGATGGCGTGAAAAGTGAAATCGAGCCCCCAGCTCCAGTAGACCGCAACATCTACGTGATGAACACAGAAGAACGCGCGGCAAACGGAATCGATAGTCTACCAGGTTCTTTAGATGCAGCGTTAGCAACATTAGCAAAAGATCAAGTCATTATTGATGCGTTAGGTGATCATATTTATGCAAACTTCAAAGAAGCAAAAGAAATAGAGTTTGATATGTTTAGAACAACAGTTACGCAGTGGGAGCGTGATCAATACTTGAAGATGTTTTGA
- a CDS encoding ABC transporter — MSVFQALKVGLLIERSNRKNLVALLAVIVIVFGCMFFIKAQEVGEQIAEKKSDYYHAQAILSKFQVKDASEGGDGSELYKNLTRQKSAIALQIAGLTVEDYGLYYEGAFNIAKLRQEAFEMEEYEKVAILLPSKLQNTLNYLYFKKMMDEDKSTISNLSQYIPFLLFIFSLIGAGWYIFISFYTSSILLDDFEHSSIIKGYPVRFDHYIISKCIIAFLYVIAFIALIFVSAIPLLKNGLGDLLEPVRAYLGDATLISSIQYIALCVGYMIIISVFVMLLSIILNVLLKNMYLTLFVHFILFFLPMIFPSLISMFPYNPFNFMNFNEILSGMPVDLEKSVDITMNVGMLIIIVCIILMLFVIKTFFSTGKIKRA; from the coding sequence ATGAGTGTGTTTCAAGCATTAAAAGTCGGGTTATTAATCGAACGATCGAACCGTAAAAACCTTGTCGCGCTACTAGCTGTTATTGTCATTGTGTTTGGTTGTATGTTTTTCATAAAAGCACAGGAAGTCGGCGAACAAATTGCCGAAAAGAAGAGTGATTATTATCATGCGCAGGCGATTTTATCGAAGTTCCAAGTGAAGGATGCCTCAGAAGGCGGGGATGGAAGTGAATTATATAAAAATTTAACCCGTCAGAAAAGTGCCATTGCGCTTCAAATTGCGGGATTAACCGTAGAAGATTATGGATTATATTATGAGGGTGCATTTAATATTGCTAAGTTAAGACAAGAAGCATTTGAAATGGAAGAATACGAGAAGGTCGCGATATTATTGCCTTCGAAACTACAAAATACGTTGAATTATTTATATTTTAAAAAGATGATGGATGAAGATAAGAGTACGATTAGCAATTTATCTCAATACATACCGTTTTTATTATTTATATTTAGTCTAATTGGGGCGGGATGGTACATATTTATCAGTTTTTATACGAGCTCTATTTTGCTCGACGATTTCGAGCACTCTAGTATTATTAAAGGGTATCCCGTACGTTTTGACCATTACATTATATCGAAATGTATCATTGCCTTTTTATACGTTATTGCCTTTATCGCACTGATTTTTGTTAGTGCTATACCGTTATTGAAAAATGGACTAGGTGATCTTTTAGAGCCAGTGAGAGCATATTTAGGAGACGCTACACTTATTTCAAGCATTCAATATATCGCATTATGTGTGGGCTATATGATCATTATTTCAGTGTTTGTCATGTTGCTGTCGATTATTTTAAATGTATTATTAAAAAACATGTACTTAACGTTATTTGTCCACTTTATACTGTTCTTTTTACCAATGATTTTCCCGTCACTTATTAGCATGTTCCCTTATAATCCATTCAATTTTATGAATTTCAACGAAATTTTAAGTGGCATGCCAGTTGACTTAGAAAAATCTGTTGATATTACGATGAATGTAGGAATGCTCATTATTATCGTGTGTATAATATTGATGCTGTTCGTCATAAAAACATTCTTCTCAACAGGGAAAATCAAAAGGGCGTAG
- a CDS encoding ABC transporter permease, which produces MWSYFKVECKQFFMDKKNLSIYILLAFVAIFYAFKIAPAYDPIEKADYDEIEARYLTRQEFLDNVDVEDLHNSHPSVSYAYYIYSEVNPRDKMRLDALDNGDLQKYAEVTSEWYILTNAFTYKNESISYNARYFTENNRFANDDAFFAYLDQYVRYDAYAKAEYELSMEAFEQRTALQTLERLVKENLPILLIVCALLLSIDIVTKDRRHPTVLKGFPISDWKRLLVKMVVSLIGSIALFIPLFIGFIIIGMQFGFGHFQLPSPVYAPHLNWMQDGKFEMMTLGAFLGQSVALILVWFIVVINAVLLCSVLFRQEMVNFAVVLLLLFGEKFYASRGVGYFWDIHNYPTSYIEVGKIVSKYQNYYYTSDQLDFRLGLLLLVGLAVILLILTLIVAVNKRFKLVK; this is translated from the coding sequence ATGTGGAGTTATTTTAAAGTGGAATGTAAGCAATTTTTTATGGATAAGAAAAATTTAAGCATTTATATTTTACTCGCTTTTGTTGCGATTTTTTATGCGTTTAAAATTGCCCCTGCCTATGATCCGATTGAAAAGGCAGATTATGATGAAATTGAAGCGCGCTATTTAACACGTCAGGAATTTTTAGATAATGTGGATGTTGAGGATCTTCACAATTCCCATCCATCTGTTAGCTATGCGTATTATATTTATAGTGAAGTTAATCCGCGCGATAAAATGCGACTGGATGCATTAGATAATGGTGATTTGCAAAAATATGCGGAAGTAACGAGTGAATGGTATATTTTAACGAATGCATTTACCTATAAAAATGAAAGCATTTCATACAATGCCCGTTATTTTACGGAAAATAATCGTTTTGCCAATGATGATGCTTTTTTCGCGTACTTAGATCAATATGTTCGCTATGATGCCTATGCAAAGGCAGAATACGAATTATCAATGGAAGCATTTGAACAACGTACGGCGTTGCAAACATTAGAACGCTTAGTAAAAGAGAATTTGCCGATATTATTAATTGTTTGTGCACTGTTATTATCAATCGATATTGTTACGAAAGATCGACGCCATCCAACGGTTTTAAAGGGCTTTCCAATTAGTGACTGGAAAAGGTTACTCGTGAAAATGGTTGTTAGTCTCATAGGAAGCATTGCGTTATTCATACCGTTATTTATTGGTTTTATAATTATTGGTATGCAATTTGGCTTTGGACATTTCCAGTTACCTTCACCGGTTTATGCACCACATTTGAATTGGATGCAGGATGGTAAATTTGAAATGATGACGCTCGGTGCCTTTTTAGGACAAAGTGTTGCGCTGATTTTGGTATGGTTTATCGTTGTCATTAATGCTGTGCTGCTATGTAGCGTATTGTTCCGCCAAGAGATGGTGAATTTTGCTGTAGTGTTGTTACTCCTATTTGGCGAGAAATTTTATGCGAGTCGAGGAGTCGGCTACTTCTGGGATATTCATAATTACCCTACATCTTATATCGAAGTAGGTAAGATTGTTTCGAAATACCAAAACTATTACTATACGAGCGACCAGTTAGATTTCCGTCTTGGCTTACTGTTATTAGTTGGTTTAGCTGTAATATTACTCATTTTAACGCTCATTGTGGCAGTGAATAAACGATTTAAATTGGTGAAATAG
- a CDS encoding ABC transporter ATP-binding protein — MIAIENITVQFGERKVLDDISINFEQGEMIGLVAPNGTGKSTLMNVLMNYLKPTSGHVSFHNGLIYSSKTNEVKIHQFVSMMPDQSDLYNHLSGREHMKMYAMMWNSDMKLIDETIESLNMGHYVNKKTGTYSLGMRQRLCFAMQIVANTDIMMMDEVMNGLDPNNVEVISKILLKKKAEGKMIIIASHLLDNLEKYADRIFLFNDGKLVNANQIVEGFSQAKIKTIRVKNMEDTLKQKVKVNYPAIEQQTLVNEMTLLHLPSSEPELLSELTTFLVEHQVMDFAFGKVTLNDLYALYYHEVV, encoded by the coding sequence ATGATAGCAATTGAAAATATTACGGTTCAATTCGGCGAGCGTAAGGTGCTGGATGATATTTCGATAAACTTTGAACAGGGAGAAATGATTGGCTTAGTTGCACCAAACGGAACAGGAAAATCAACGTTAATGAATGTACTGATGAATTATTTAAAGCCAACTAGTGGCCATGTTAGCTTTCATAACGGACTAATCTATTCATCAAAAACAAACGAAGTGAAAATCCATCAGTTCGTTTCAATGATGCCAGACCAAAGTGATTTATATAACCATTTGAGTGGCCGTGAGCATATGAAAATGTATGCAATGATGTGGAATTCCGACATGAAGCTCATTGACGAAACGATTGAATCTTTAAATATGGGCCATTATGTGAATAAAAAAACGGGCACGTATTCCCTTGGTATGCGTCAACGTTTATGCTTCGCAATGCAAATTGTGGCCAATACAGACATTATGATGATGGACGAGGTAATGAATGGGCTTGACCCAAATAACGTTGAAGTGATTTCGAAAATTTTGCTGAAGAAAAAAGCAGAGGGCAAGATGATTATTATTGCATCACATTTACTGGATAACTTAGAAAAGTATGCGGATCGTATTTTCTTATTTAATGATGGGAAGCTTGTCAATGCAAATCAAATTGTAGAAGGCTTTAGCCAAGCAAAAATTAAAACAATTCGCGTGAAAAATATGGAAGATACACTGAAACAAAAAGTTAAAGTGAATTATCCAGCCATTGAACAGCAAACATTAGTCAATGAGATGACGTTACTTCATTTGCCAAGTTCAGAGCCTGAACTGTTAAGCGAGTTGACAACTTTCTTAGTGGAGCATCAAGTGATGGACTTTGCGTTCGGGAAAGTGACATTGAATGATTTATACGCACTTTATTATCATGAGGTTGTGTAA
- a CDS encoding histidinol phosphate phosphatase domain-containing protein, which yields MLVDYHIHLEEGPYNEKWRKRTLQSLLHFYPNPYPPSSIEAIRYETTLLENRLQKGCYHENWIDLYCQTAKEKGILEVGIVDHLYRFKETRTYFEKALDLNLETDLGQKQHHWLNRVMTESMQDFITAIQDAKVRWQQQGVTLLLGIEADYFVGQEQELAQLLALGDWDFVIGSVHFIDGWGFDNPDVSTLFLTYDLKELYAKFFETIEQLVDSKLFDIVAHIDNLKVFNYRVEDEEFNTYWYDRLAKKLKQANIATEINSGLRYRYPVAESCPSPAFLNNLTKSQISITLSSDAHFPDDLGNFVAENSTLLGALNVARFRNRKRI from the coding sequence ATGCTCGTAGATTATCATATTCATTTAGAAGAAGGCCCGTACAATGAAAAGTGGCGCAAACGTACGCTACAAAGCTTACTGCATTTTTATCCGAATCCATATCCGCCTTCCTCAATTGAGGCGATTCGCTATGAAACCACATTACTTGAAAATCGTCTACAAAAAGGCTGTTATCATGAAAACTGGATTGACCTGTACTGCCAAACCGCGAAAGAAAAAGGTATCCTGGAAGTTGGTATCGTCGATCATTTATACCGCTTTAAAGAAACCCGCACCTATTTCGAGAAGGCCCTCGACTTAAACTTAGAGACGGATCTTGGTCAAAAGCAACACCACTGGCTAAACCGTGTGATGACAGAAAGTATGCAAGATTTCATCACCGCCATACAAGACGCTAAAGTTCGCTGGCAACAGCAAGGCGTTACATTGTTACTCGGGATTGAAGCCGACTATTTTGTAGGGCAAGAACAGGAATTAGCACAGCTATTAGCGCTAGGCGACTGGGATTTCGTCATTGGTTCAGTGCATTTTATCGACGGTTGGGGTTTTGATAATCCGGACGTTTCGACGTTATTTTTAACGTACGATTTAAAAGAACTTTACGCAAAATTTTTTGAAACGATTGAGCAGTTAGTTGATAGTAAGCTATTTGATATCGTGGCACATATCGACAATTTAAAAGTGTTTAACTACCGCGTTGAGGACGAGGAGTTTAATACGTATTGGTATGATCGCCTTGCTAAAAAGTTAAAACAAGCAAACATCGCAACTGAAATTAATTCTGGTTTACGTTACCGCTATCCTGTTGCTGAAAGCTGCCCGAGTCCAGCATTTTTAAACAATCTAACCAAGAGTCAGATTTCGATTACGTTAAGTTCTGATGCACATTTTCCTGATGATTTAGGTAATTTTGTAGCGGAGAATTCGACGCTGCTTGGAGCTTTGAATGTTGCGCGGTTCAGAAATAGAAAACGAATATAA
- a CDS encoding ABC transporter ATP-binding protein — MSSVSLKNITKKFKDTVVLQNIDMQIEDGQFVTLLGPSGCGKSTILRILSGLIEQDSGEIFVDDTEISTLAASKRNVGMVFQSYALFPNLNVFDNVAFGLQVQKLPKNQINEEVQKILHLVDLEDKAQSFPHELSGGQQQRVALARSIIVKPRVLLLDEPLSALDAQIRKRLQDKLREIQQELNMTTILVTHDQEEAMHVSDKIFVMSKGQIAQIGTPLEIYTQPKSDFIASFIGNYNIFTFDELKTILMQEPAVKALKYAIRPEAIHANEQPGSYRFEATAKQSIMSGNIIKSVFEKNGLTLTIEQLHRDATEFIENNTYTLFIEKENLIPLVE; from the coding sequence ATGAGTAGTGTATCACTAAAAAACATCACTAAAAAATTTAAAGATACGGTCGTGTTACAAAATATCGATATGCAAATAGAAGATGGGCAATTCGTGACATTACTCGGTCCCAGTGGCTGCGGGAAAAGTACAATTTTACGTATTTTATCAGGCTTAATTGAACAAGATTCGGGTGAGATATTCGTAGATGATACTGAAATTTCTACCCTTGCTGCTAGTAAGCGCAATGTCGGTATGGTGTTTCAATCGTATGCATTATTCCCAAATTTAAACGTTTTTGATAATGTTGCATTCGGCTTGCAAGTACAAAAACTCCCAAAGAATCAAATCAATGAAGAAGTACAAAAAATTTTACACCTTGTCGATTTAGAAGATAAAGCACAATCCTTCCCACATGAGCTTTCAGGTGGACAGCAGCAACGTGTGGCATTGGCACGTTCGATTATCGTAAAACCGCGTGTCCTTTTGCTCGATGAACCACTAAGTGCATTAGATGCGCAGATTCGAAAACGCCTGCAAGACAAACTGCGAGAAATTCAGCAGGAACTCAACATGACAACGATTTTAGTCACACACGATCAAGAGGAAGCGATGCATGTTTCGGACAAAATTTTCGTCATGAGTAAAGGACAGATCGCCCAAATCGGAACACCTCTTGAAATTTATACACAACCAAAATCAGATTTCATTGCAAGTTTTATTGGTAATTACAATATTTTCACTTTCGACGAATTAAAAACGATCCTCATGCAAGAACCCGCTGTAAAAGCGTTGAAATACGCAATTCGTCCTGAAGCAATCCATGCCAATGAGCAGCCTGGAAGCTATCGTTTTGAAGCAACCGCAAAGCAGTCCATTATGAGCGGAAATATTATTAAATCTGTATTTGAAAAGAACGGACTGACACTTACAATTGAACAATTACATCGTGATGCTACGGAGTTTATTGAAAATAACACATACACATTGTTTATAGAAAAAGAAAACCTGATTCCTCTTGTAGAATGA
- a CDS encoding ABC transporter permease: MKIVNFLVFLCILIYLAVPLLATGLYALSTSWNHSILPEGLTMKWVMQLFQDEHFLMAFGRSIFLSGLSVLLSVILVIPAICIILLYYPKLEKWLQLIVVLIYSFPGIILSVGLIRLYSGTFMPLLWVIVGVYVVLILPYMYQGTKNALSNVQGRQLMDAAELLGASKLVAFRKVLIPSIYPGIFVATLLSFSILFGEFVLINLVVGAKFKTLQIYLMEKLTVSGHIASAVVLIYVILMSILMLTIAKISSKMKGAEVK; encoded by the coding sequence ATGAAAATCGTAAACTTTCTCGTCTTTCTTTGTATCTTAATCTATTTAGCCGTCCCCCTCCTTGCTACCGGACTTTATGCACTCTCGACTTCGTGGAATCACAGTATTTTACCGGAAGGACTCACAATGAAATGGGTTATGCAATTATTTCAAGATGAACATTTTTTGATGGCATTTGGCCGTTCTATTTTTTTAAGTGGTCTTTCGGTATTGCTTTCGGTTATTTTGGTCATTCCTGCAATCTGTATTATTTTGCTGTACTACCCAAAATTAGAAAAGTGGCTACAGCTAATTGTTGTATTAATTTATTCATTCCCTGGCATTATTTTATCGGTCGGTTTAATCCGCCTTTATTCAGGAACGTTCATGCCCTTACTTTGGGTAATTGTCGGCGTATATGTCGTGCTCATTTTACCGTATATGTATCAAGGTACGAAAAACGCCTTGAGTAATGTACAAGGGCGACAATTGATGGATGCAGCTGAACTACTAGGTGCTTCTAAATTGGTCGCATTTCGTAAGGTGCTGATTCCTTCGATTTATCCAGGAATTTTTGTTGCGACACTTCTTTCATTTTCAATTCTTTTCGGGGAATTCGTATTAATCAATTTAGTTGTCGGTGCGAAGTTTAAAACCTTACAAATTTATTTGATGGAAAAACTAACGGTAAGTGGGCATATCGCGAGTGCGGTCGTATTAATTTACGTCATTCTTATGTCCATATTAATGCTAACAATCGCAAAAATCTCAAGTAAGATGAAGGGCGCTGAAGTCAAATGA
- a CDS encoding ABC transporter permease subunit, with translation MKRFNSALIFLIPLVLIVVLYFFLPLIYMLISSFTTNKNVSFENYLSIFTSKFLLLSFWNSIKLSFISAIVALIAALLGVYAMYSYSEAARERILVIINLTSNFSGIPLAFAFIILLGNSGFLTIIMNKMGWDLSFSIYSWSGLVLIYIYFQLPLAVMLLYPIYYGIQQNLKDAATLLKASPFTFWRRIGVPIILPSVAGTFAILFANAMGAYASAYALTGSSLNITAIRIGNLLSGDIFADPELASAIAVVLGSIMVTSMLLSEWLTKRTRKDLIRK, from the coding sequence TTGAAACGTTTTAATTCTGCTCTTATTTTTCTTATTCCACTCGTATTAATTGTTGTTCTTTATTTTTTCCTACCATTAATTTATATGCTAATTTCTAGCTTTACGACAAATAAAAATGTGTCATTTGAAAACTATCTTTCTATTTTCACAAGCAAATTTTTACTACTAAGCTTTTGGAATAGCATTAAATTATCGTTTATATCAGCCATTGTTGCACTTATCGCTGCACTTTTAGGCGTTTATGCCATGTATTCATATTCTGAAGCGGCCCGTGAACGCATATTAGTTATCATCAATCTAACATCGAACTTTTCTGGCATTCCACTTGCCTTTGCCTTCATTATTTTATTAGGAAACAGCGGATTTCTAACAATTATTATGAATAAAATGGGCTGGGATTTAAGCTTTTCAATTTATAGCTGGAGCGGGCTTGTCTTAATTTATATTTACTTCCAACTTCCATTAGCCGTTATGCTACTGTATCCGATTTATTACGGGATTCAACAAAATTTAAAAGATGCTGCTACCTTATTAAAAGCAAGTCCCTTTACTTTTTGGCGTCGCATTGGGGTTCCTATAATTTTACCGAGTGTCGCAGGAACCTTCGCTATCCTGTTTGCGAATGCAATGGGTGCTTATGCTTCTGCTTATGCATTGACAGGTAGTAGTCTGAACATCACTGCCATTCGCATCGGAAATTTACTATCTGGTGATATTTTCGCCGACCCAGAATTAGCAAGTGCGATCGCAGTCGTATTAGGTTCGATTATGGTAACAAGTATGCTGTTAAGTGAATGGCTAACAAAACGAACGAGGAAGGATTTGATACGCAAATGA
- a CDS encoding ABC transporter substrate-binding protein produces the protein MKLRSKYSFLLAGAFAIALIAGCGDSSSDSDIDLNELSLKDIEEKAKEEGKINSVGMPDAWANWKETWEEVSEKYALKHVDTDMSSAEELAKFESEKDNASADIGDVGIAYGPIAEDKELTLKYKTSYWDDIPDWAKDDDGDWIIGYTGTIAFIADKNKVPDVPKTWKELLESKYVVTVGDALTANQAQFGILAAAMANGGDETNIQPGLDYFTELAKQGRLSVVDPEVATLEKGENEVAIVWDFNGLGYRAQIDENRFDVTIPTDASAVSGYATILNRYAKNPHAAALVREYILSDEGQDNLAKGFARPIRENAKLSEEGSSSLLDASLYKNVQPIEDFDAWTETLKSLPQLWQEQVLVHVK, from the coding sequence ATGAAGTTGAGGTCTAAGTATTCCTTTTTATTAGCAGGTGCATTTGCAATCGCTTTAATCGCTGGATGTGGTGATTCAAGTTCAGACAGCGACATCGATCTAAACGAGTTATCATTAAAGGACATTGAAGAAAAAGCAAAAGAGGAAGGCAAGATTAACTCAGTTGGTATGCCTGATGCATGGGCAAACTGGAAAGAAACATGGGAAGAAGTTTCAGAGAAATACGCGTTAAAGCATGTCGATACGGACATGTCTAGTGCTGAAGAGCTTGCAAAATTTGAATCAGAAAAAGACAATGCCTCTGCGGATATTGGTGATGTAGGGATTGCATATGGTCCAATTGCCGAAGATAAAGAACTGACACTAAAATATAAAACTTCTTACTGGGATGATATTCCGGACTGGGCAAAAGATGATGATGGTGACTGGATTATCGGATATACCGGAACAATTGCCTTCATTGCAGACAAAAACAAAGTTCCAGACGTTCCAAAAACATGGAAAGAATTACTTGAATCTAAATATGTCGTTACAGTAGGCGATGCATTAACTGCAAACCAAGCACAATTTGGTATTTTAGCGGCAGCAATGGCTAATGGCGGTGATGAAACAAATATTCAACCAGGTCTTGATTACTTTACAGAACTTGCAAAACAAGGACGTTTATCTGTAGTGGACCCTGAAGTGGCAACACTTGAAAAGGGTGAAAATGAAGTGGCAATCGTTTGGGACTTTAATGGTTTAGGTTACCGCGCACAAATTGATGAAAATCGTTTTGATGTGACAATTCCAACAGATGCCTCTGCTGTATCAGGCTATGCGACGATTTTAAATCGTTATGCAAAAAATCCACATGCAGCAGCTCTTGTACGTGAATATATTCTTTCAGATGAAGGACAGGACAACTTAGCAAAAGGCTTTGCTCGTCCAATCCGTGAAAATGCGAAGCTTTCAGAAGAAGGTAGCAGCAGCTTATTAGATGCTTCTTTATATAAAAATGTTCAGCCAATTGAAGATTTTGATGCATGGACAGAAACATTAAAATCACTTCCTCAATTATGGCAAGAACAAGTATTAGTTCATGTAAAATAA
- a CDS encoding aminoglycoside phosphotransferase family protein produces MLNRIIDQFRLQVQSISDVENSHSSTVYKCTLLNGENTFLKIPYTKLNWQRELEAYEILKGRVAIPKMLNYWSGDEECPGAFLLSELKGKQLTTEVAPIVAFQVGVLQATMHTVQPPDGKVLTGIQNEFSHWSTFIEKQFYSFAEDVRLVLDENLYTKAIEKFENMKHQLPPNDGPSFIHMDFRPANIIVDGNNISGMIDFESVRFGSTEIDFIKLYRDFLRFNPNLYQAFQEGYKSIRPLIDLEAVLPFYSFTDAFNSIGWSKRRGIEKNALFLEENLARLKNFVM; encoded by the coding sequence ATGTTAAATAGAATAATTGACCAATTTCGATTGCAGGTACAATCAATTAGTGATGTTGAAAATTCCCATAGTTCCACAGTCTATAAATGTACATTGCTAAATGGTGAAAATACTTTTTTGAAAATCCCCTATACAAAATTGAATTGGCAGCGGGAATTGGAAGCCTATGAAATTTTGAAAGGACGTGTAGCCATTCCAAAAATGTTGAATTACTGGTCTGGAGATGAAGAATGTCCTGGTGCTTTTTTATTATCAGAATTAAAGGGAAAACAATTAACCACAGAAGTTGCCCCTATAGTAGCGTTTCAAGTAGGAGTACTTCAAGCTACAATGCACACTGTACAACCACCAGATGGGAAAGTATTAACGGGTATTCAAAATGAGTTTTCGCATTGGTCTACTTTTATCGAAAAGCAATTTTATAGTTTTGCTGAGGATGTAAGATTAGTATTGGATGAAAATTTATACACGAAAGCTATTGAAAAATTTGAAAATATGAAACATCAGCTTCCTCCTAATGATGGACCGAGCTTTATACATATGGATTTTCGACCAGCAAATATAATTGTTGATGGCAATAACATTTCAGGAATGATTGATTTTGAAAGTGTCCGATTTGGTTCGACAGAAATAGATTTCATCAAATTATACCGTGACTTTTTACGCTTTAACCCTAATTTATATCAGGCATTTCAAGAAGGCTATAAAAGTATTAGACCACTAATTGATTTAGAGGCTGTCTTACCATTTTACTCATTTACAGATGCCTTCAATAGTATTGGATGGTCTAAACGCCGAGGTATTGAAAAAAATGCATTATTTTTGGAAGAAAATTTAGCTAGATTAAAGAATTTTGTAATGTGA